TGATGAAAACAACAAGAGTTGCAAAATCAACCCTGCAGGATGGTAGTTGAAACTTGAAGAGTGGACTCTCCACTTATGGGACTAAACGCGACCTTTCTCTGAATTTCAGTTCAGTTTGCCTGATATTTATAACGATCTGCGGAAACTCCTACCTTAGGCAAACTCGCATTATTACGATGAAAAGATCGAGGATTATAGAACGTTTCGATCTGTTACCTAATAGATAATAGGTACAATCTTGATCATTATGCCAAAGTACAACCTACAACAGTCATACATATAACTGTTCTTCGACACTATGGTTGTAGTGGAAGGAGAAAAACGCAAGGACCAAGTACAATGAACAATTATAATCAGCATTTGAAATGAAATAGAGCAGACAACATAGGCGAAAAAGATATACCGGAGTCATTGAAGACGACATGCCTTGGTCTCTTTGGACAGCATATTGACAGAGTTATTGCAGAGCTAAGCTAACATATGGTACATATGATTGCATTTATAACAGAACACAAGACAGCCAGACTCTACTCTCGTCAACCAAGGGTTGTTTTGGATTTTTCTTTGCCCTTCCGATAAGTGATTTTACATTCTCTGATATTTTAATCATAGCAATTCTTATTAGGATATTAAAAAGAACATGGAAGATCCTTCCCCCTCATTTTCACCCTCCCCCGAATACTTAAAGAAcatatttattcaaaaatatacTATAAActtaaaaaaaaggaaaagaagcGGAGAATATCTAGTAAAGCAAAATAAGCCTTCTATTGTCTAAAACTTACAACAGTTCATGGAGGATTTTCTATACTATATGCGCTCCTTTGTTTGATCCGTCCAATTTACAGTTTCCTAAACTTTATTTTCAAGCTCAACTGCCTTTACGAAGTGCAACTTAACTATTCACAATTTCAATAGGGAATTTTGATAACAGCTGGGGAACTCCTGATATTACCGGTCCATAGATCTGCAGAAAACACGGCTTTTAGACACAAAATTTAGCATTAAAATTATAGATTAGTAAACTGAATGTTTTTGGCTGATAGAGTTTGCCATTAACATAAATGTGGACATAACTCTGATACAATTAATGATTCAGTTGCTATTTACGTGAAACATATTCATTCGAATACCATGTAGCAAGTGCCTTGATTAATCCAGAAAACAAAGTGATCTGATGCAATCCCTATAATTGAAAAGTTCAACATTAAGGAACAAGGAATTAGAATCTTTCGTACTTCGTGGTTTTCGTGAAGTTTGGACAAAGGAACCACAAGCAACTTGTGGGTTTTCGGTACGGTGAAATTTTGCATAACCGGCAACTTCACAAGAAAGATTTTTCTGCATTCCTGCATATGAAAAAGTTATAAACATAAATTTATTCAAGCTATTAGATAGAGAGAAGCTGATGGAGTTCATGCAACAATTACCTTGGGACTTCTGACATTAGGTGGCAAGTATGGTAACAACAATGTCTCGAAGCCAAGTCTCCACCACTTACCAAGGCATTCTCCTACCTAAACATTGAAATTAATGCATACGCTGATATAATAATGCAAGAAGAGAAAGGTATATAGCTAGGATTTAAGTACCTTCCAGTCAGGAACAAAACCATCACACTGAACATATAGCTTGTTTGTAAGCTTACGCTTCAAGCCTTCGATATCTGCCAGGCATGAAGTAGTAAAATAACTTTTGAGGTTGTACAGAGTACTTGTAAAGGACTTGGGACCTAAATAGAGCAATAAAAAGTCTGGAATAGGTCATAACCTGATTCACCTGGTCGTAAACGACCACCTGGAAGCTTATATGTGGAGTTCCTTACTTGAAACAACAATAAATGGGGAGTATTGGAGAGCTCAAcctgtttttgttaaaaaatatCCTGTAAGTTGCTGATCATGATCACATTTTTAAGAAAAGACAAAGAAGCTCTATCTACTCTCTCCTGAACAAATTTATGCCAAGATTCCGTCCCCTGCAATTTTACATACTTGTTTATCAGGTATTATGTTATCACTTTGGTAAAAGATCACTTAAATTAAACTCTTGCAAATAATTGGTTTACCGGCACAGAATTGAAGGTCCGACCCAAAATACAACTGAGACTTGAGTACGCTGAAATAAATTCTTAACAACGAAATTAAAAAACTTAAATTCTATAGTTTCAGCCAATTCCACATATTTTATGGAACAACCACTCTCAGTTAACATAAATGACCCCACTTGTAAAGATAAACGATTAAACATGGAGTAAGATGGCTGTAACTATAAAGAAAAGATACAAAACTATCCCACATTAGATTAGTATGTCAAAAGTATGGTGACTCTTGCCGACACCCCTATATTGGGAGAGTTGATAATTATGTAAATGATACCTTAACTAAAACTTATGAGAAAACTCAATTTTGCATCACCTGCTCCAAATTATTCTTACAATTATAAAGCAAATTGTTGGAATTGATATATCAAAATAATGTCCTAAATCACTACGACGCCATTATTTATAATATCTACAAGGCATCCTCTAAAACATTGTTGTACTTGCTCTAATAGTAATATTCTTGAATGGAGAATGGAATGCAACTCAAAGGACCATGAGAATGGCATCCATGTAATACATTTATGACTCCCCCTAATCCTAAAGTACACCAAGTCGAGCAATCAATAATAGTGTCCATAAGAATTTGCAGAAATTTGTGGACATGAAGTTTTAAACAGAATATCTCACTTAACCATCTTAAATCACCTCCTTATTAAAAACCCAATTTCGAAAGTAAAAGGTAGCTTTTCAATATCTGTTAACCGGTCCATCTAAAACTTTGAGGTAAAGACTAACATTATAAAAAGTACTTTCTCCGTCCCATCGAGTTCTATACGAATGAAATGGGCACGAAGGAGATAACAGGGACTCAGGGGGCCTAAATTCTAAGGAAATAATAAAGCCCAAATACACAAAACATCAATCATGAAAAACAATAAAATTACCAGAATCACAGCTTCCACACAAGTCCTCATCCCATAAACATCATACCTACACAAAGATCAAAAATTTAAACACACACACAAACGAAAAATACAAAACCTGGGAGTCAAACATAAAACATATCCAAGAATCATTACCTGGTCTTAAGACAGCAGACACGTTCCTCTAAGGTTTGGTTTTTCAAAGGAGGAGCTGGcttggaataaaaataataattgcTGAGCCCGTATATTTTTATTGGTTCTACTTCAGACCCATCATCAGTGCTAGTTGAACTAACATGAGTGTTGTTTATAAGCTGTGAGTTGTCCATGTTTGAGTTCTTGAGGAACACGTAGTTACTTGTATGTGTTGGCTTGAGATGATTGTTTGTAAGATTCTAGGTGTCGGTTTGGCACAGTTTTCGAGATTGTTTTGTGGATAGATAGATGTTGGTCAGTGTATCTGCTAATTTGTGTTCGAagaaatttgatttttttttagaaaaaggAAAGACAGATGGCATATTTGGGTGTAAGATTGATTTATTGAAATATATCATTATCACGTGATCAAAGAAATAATCCAATTTTGTTAAAAGTCGATTGATAAAttgtttaaaatatttaattaattcatttaatgATTAGATTATCAATAAATTGTTTAATTTATTTACAACCGATGATaatcataaataaaaaatttcaatGATTTCCAAATCTATAACCACGTACTGTTTTTTTATGATCAATTTTGACTGAAATTTTTATAAtctatattatttaaaaaataaacttatattattgaaaataatttttttttaaaaatacatatttttaaaaaaataatacatattTCAGTTTCCTTTAATTCTATGTAAGTAATTTTCTAGTTAAATATTGGTCAATTTGATTAGAAAATATTAAATAGgataattaaatatatttatatattttgtaaataaatttatttagaagAAGAGTTAATACTTTATAGacattttttttgctaattaattTATAGTCATATTTGCATCCATCAAAAATTGAGGTGGGTCTTTGATAATTAAGGATGagataattaaaaaaaattaggtGTATAGAAGTTTGAGACGATTAATCTAAGAAAGTGGCACTTAGAAGCACCTACATAGACTATAATTATAAGTGTGAACTTGCGCTCTGTTACAGAGGCTCTACTTAAGGAAGGAGATCATTCGAAAAAAAGGCCTTGAATTGGTGAAATCAGCCTTACATTTCGACATTTTGATAGCATCAGCTTGCTGTTATTCAATGTTAGGAGACTGTAATGGAACTACTCAAGTAGTACAGAACTACAGATACGCAAGACTTTTACCAGAGACATTGTGCATATTCGTTTAAATCACCACAATGAAATCAATTGCGACAATGCAAACGTATCACTCGTTCCAATACAATTCCGAGACAAGTTAAGAAGATGACAGGAAAGAGTAGATGCTGAAGATCGAGAAAGGGAAGGTATACACTTATTACTGATGCAGATGAGTTGTAACAAGAAATGTATGACAAACCACTTCTGTTAACTGTGAATGTACAAGCTAGCTTTACTTAGTATTGCTAGATATTTAGATTTATGTTACTATATATAATTCAATATACATTTCACATAAACCCCTAGATAACTGCCAATGACAACGGTGTCTGCCAAAGCTTGACAGGAAACATGGATTGCACTTAATTAACAGAAAGAAGATTGATGAATCATGAATTCGATGACCATATGAATAGGGTATCGAAAACTTGTTAAATGATCCAAAAATTAAAACATATACTCCATGTATTTAACCAATCAAGTGATAAACAGCTTCTCAATTTTTGGCCACGAGAGACTGATCATATATTTGCCATCACTTATGAGTTAGGAGCTTGAGTAGATCTACACATGTAAAGGAAATCAATGTACTATATGAGCAAATTATATGAGCAAATTATCAGCATCTCTCGTAAGTTTTATGGGTAAAGATTTCAGGGGATAACAAAAGTACAAGAAAATTTCCAAGACTCACAATAATGAAATTGGAATTGCAGGAGGATAAGTGATAATCTAGGTAGAAAAAATTGCAGATTAAGCTGTTAATAGAACTGATAGAGTGTATGCATGTGCTTACcaaattataaaaaaaaagtCGGAACCTTGATCTCCTTTGAAGAAGACAAGAGCTCAACCACTGCACCAACTGTTTGTTAACCATAGCAAGGATTGTTAAATAGATAATAGTATACAGTTGAACCTCGATGGAGTAATAATCAATAAAGTAATAACCTccttaaaatataatatttttaaggaTTGCTCATACTTAAATATTTAGAAAAACTGAAGTATAAAGAGTTAAATTCGGGGACATGAAACAGGGAATTCCCAAGATGTATGTCAAATCTGGAAACCTTGTAGGACACTTTTATTCTCACAAGTTCACCAACAGAGTCAGGTTTCAGGTTCCAGTATAAAACTTGATCATATCAGAAAGTACAAGGCATACGACTAAGCTACTCGTAGAAGCATGCAAGTACACATACAACAACTCCAAACAACAAATCTAAAGACATAGCACTTTTCATAATGTATTAAAACTGAAGAAAGACACAACACAGAAGATTTATATCTTAATCAGCTGATGGATTACCTTCCAAATGTCTTATAGTTAGCCTTAACAGGTATTTTGGGACCTCATTGATGCAAGGGCTTCATTCCTTCGAGAACAACCAAGGTAGGAGTATCACTAAAGCCATGAAGAGCAAATCCATTAGTCCCATTGTAACAACCAAAACTCTTGATTTCATTCGACTTTGGATCATACAAATTTAATTTCCCatcaaattcaaaaatcattCCACCAGACTTGAAACATGTTAAAAAACATCGAAAATGAGCAATCTCTGTATTGAATGTATAGATCTTACTCCGACAACTACTTTCCTCATGGAAATTATACACATCCATAGGACCAGATCCATCCCACGCATAATCTATCCGTGCAAGACAATCATTCAAATTGACAAGACTGTAACTTCCGCAAACACAAGGAATATCCAAGTATGTCAGTTGATTATTTTTAGCCTCAAACTTGAGAATCTTACTAGAATTGCCAGCGCGTTTCCAGTAACAGATATCCTTCACGATAGCAGAGGGGAACATATATAAGTAGTATCCACAAACAAATTGAGGGACAACAATGTCACTCCAACAATCTGTTTTATAGGAGTAAACAATAGCTTTAGAAGAATCATAAAGTTCCGCTATAAATTTATAATCGTTTTCCACCGGATCCCAACTAAATCCAAGCATGCTAGAAACACGCCTTTGTGGTATAATTTTCTTGAAGAGATGAATAGACGGGTTCCATAACATGATACATTGGTGTTCAATAGAGAAAGAACCTAGGCAAACTAAGCCGTTTATTGAACCAATAATGTGCATTTCATCCTTGCTACGATTCTTGCTAGACGCAAGGTAAGGGACATCATCAATGTGCATTTCGGACAAAGTAGAGCGTGAGAGTATCGATAGACGAATATGATGACCGTGCTGAAATAATACGATGACGCTGAGTATTGAGTATGAGACAGTCCTGAGTTTTTAAAGAGACTAAAATTTAAAAGGGATTGTACATAAGTACGTTGGGACAAAAGAGAATTCCACAATTTGCAGACGGATCGAAAACGTACCACTGACTTAACTGCAAGTCGCACCAGTAGGATCTCTTCGACGATTGATTTATCTGGAAGAGCTGGTGGAGCCATCTGTAACAAGTACATTTGGCTTCACAAATGTACTTAACATAGAGGTTTGATGTGCTGCGTCCTAGGTTAAAGAATTAAGTACGTAGCAGACAGATTAGGCCCAGTAGTGACACGACGGAATAGGCCCAGTACGTGCAGAGTAGCGAGTTGTTGGTTTTTTTTCCCATTTAATCTAGTTGTTAGTTCCTGCCAGATAGGGCTGTAATTCAAGTCGGGCGGGCTCCCGGCTCGAACTTGTTTAAGTGGGTTCGACTCGGCTTGTTTAgttaaacgagtcgagttcggGCAGAATTTCCGGCTCGTTTAATTACCTGAGCCTactcgactcgtgaaattaaacgagcCGAGTTCGGGCAGAGGTTTAGGCTCGATTACTTAAACGCCGGCTTGGCTCGGCTTGAATAATGTCCGGCTTGAAACTCGGCTCGCTCGACCCGAATTACAACCCACCTGCCATGTTTGGTTGGTTCATTCTCACCAATATTATTGATCTTTCCACTATGCAAAAAAATATTTCACCGGTTCATCAAATTAGAATGTGCTCATGGACACACCGTAGAAAGACCTTTATAACAGAACTATGAGTGCAGATGTCAGATGCAAGTCATTTATACAGGAAAGTTATGGCTTACAAAACAGATTCTCTGTTGAGTTTGGAAGGTCAGCCGGGACCTTTTAGCCCGAGATCTGACACTCCTTCCCCCTCTCAGGTAAAAGTTTTACATTACAATAAAACTATCATAATATCCGCAATTACTAGTGAGTTATACATCTTAATATCCAGGGTTGCTACCATTTCAGTTTTGTTTTAAAGATCTATATTAATTACATTGTGAAC
This genomic interval from Apium graveolens cultivar Ventura chromosome 8, ASM990537v1, whole genome shotgun sequence contains the following:
- the LOC141679074 gene encoding pre-mRNA cleavage factor Im 25 kDa subunit 1-like yields the protein MDNSQLINNTHVSSTSTDDGSEVEPIKIYGLSNYYFYSKPAPPLKNQTLEERVCCLKTRYDVYGMRTCVEAVILVELSNTPHLLLFQVRNSTYKLPGGRLRPGESDIEGLKRKLTNKLYVQCDGFVPDWKVGECLGKWWRLGFETLLLPYLPPNVRSPKECRKIFLVKLPVMQNFTVPKTHKLLVVPLSKLHENHEIYGPVISGVPQLLSKFPIEIVNS
- the LOC141679196 gene encoding uncharacterized protein LOC141679196; its protein translation is MAPPALPDKSIVEEILLVRLAVKSVHGHHIRLSILSRSTLSEMHIDDVPYLASSKNRSKDEMHIIGSINGLVCLGSFSIEHQCIMLWNPSIHLFKKIIPQRRVSSMLGFSWDPVENDYKFIAELYDSSKAIVYSYKTDCWSDIVVPQFVCGYYLYMFPSAIVKDICYWKRAGNSSKILKFEAKNNQLTYLDIPCVCGSYSLVNLNDCLARIDYAWDGSGPMDVYNFHEESSCRSKIYTFNTEIAHFRCFLTCFKSGGMIFEFDGKLNLYDPKSNEIKSFGCYNGTNGFALHGFSDTPTLVVLEGMKPLHQ